AATGTCTATCGCATGGCGACAATTTTCTACTGATGTACTATGGTCTAAATGAATAATGACAGGGACTGTAATTTCCATAGCTTGTACCTTATTTTTTATCGTTTTATAAATAAATTCATATCCCCCTAATTCAGGGATTAAATTATCCGAAGTAGCTATTATAATTGGTGATTTCATAGACTCTGCTGCTTTTAATACTGGTTCTATCCAAATAAGTTCATTAATATTTATTTGTGGAATAGCAAATTTTTCATATTTTGCATGCTGTAAAATCTCTCTATTTTTCATACTTTAATCCTCACTTTATAGCATTTATTTTAAATAATTACATTTACGAGTAATATAAAACCTAACCCTAAAACAGATAATATGGATTCAAGTAACGTCCAAGTTAAAAATGTTTCTTTAATAGTCAGACCAAAATATTCTTTGAACATCCAAAATCCAGCATCATTTACGTGTGAACAAAAGATACTTCCTGCACCGATAGCTAACACTACAAGTGAAATATTTACATCTACTGATTGAATAAGTGGTAAAACAATACCCACAGATGATAATGCTGCTACTGTTGTAGAACCTAACGCTACTCGTAGAATAGCTGCAGCTAACCATGCTAAAATTATTGGTGACATTTCTGTACCGTGGAACATTTTAGAAATTGTATCTCCGACTCCACCATCAATAAGTATTTGCTTGAATACACCGCCGCCACCAATAATTAGTAGTAACATCGCAATTGGTGTAATCGCATCTGAAACCGTTTGCATAATTTGGTTCATTGAATGCTTTCTTCTAATACCCATCGTGTACATTGCAAATAATACAGCGATAAGCATTGCAGTCGTTGATGATCCTATAAAGTATATAAATCCTTCAAAACCAGTCGCCTTACCGTCTTCATGCCCTGTAATTAATTGAACTACAGTGGCTAATAGCATTAAAATAACTGGGCTTAATGCAGTTAATAAACTAATACCAAAACTAGGTAAAGTTTTATTTTCAATCTTTTGCGTATCTGCAATCGTTCCTTGATTACCTTCTCGTGTAAACGCAACTGGAGCAATTTTGTATGCTAATTTCGGGAATACCACTCCCACAATAATTGCCAATGGAATACCTATAATAAAACCATACATAAGTACGTGTCCGATATTAGCATGAAGCGCTTGTGAAATTGCTACAGGTCCAGG
The Staphylococcus kloosii genome window above contains:
- a CDS encoding gluconate:H+ symporter, which codes for MFGEIWPLISVVIGVLVLLALIMLLKMNTFIALIVTSMFTGIILGMPIDKIVEVVEKGMGDTLGSIAIIFGLGSILGKLLSEGGGATKIADKLIEKFGEKYVTLAMIVASFIIGISLFLEVAFVLLIPLVFTLAKRMKISNLKVGLPMATSIAITHGFLPPHPGPVAISQALHANIGHVLMYGFIIGIPLAIIVGVVFPKLAYKIAPVAFTREGNQGTIADTQKIENKTLPSFGISLLTALSPVILMLLATVVQLITGHEDGKATGFEGFIYFIGSSTTAMLIAVLFAMYTMGIRRKHSMNQIMQTVSDAITPIAMLLLIIGGGGVFKQILIDGGVGDTISKMFHGTEMSPIILAWLAAAILRVALGSTTVAALSSVGIVLPLIQSVDVNISLVVLAIGAGSIFCSHVNDAGFWMFKEYFGLTIKETFLTWTLLESILSVLGLGFILLVNVII